AGTTAAAGCAGGAGCATCATTTATACCATCTCCAACCATCGCAACAGTTTTCCCTTTTTTCTTTTCTTCCTCAATAGCTTTCAGTTTATCATGGGGCAAAAGCCCTGCTCTCACATCTTCAATCCCGAGCTTTTCTTTCAAAATTTTTGCAAAATAAGGGGTATCCCCAGTAAGTACTCCCACCTTTATTTTCAGTTTTTTCAAAATCTCAAAAACTTTTGGAGCTTCCCTTCTTACATTCTGGGAGAAAATAATTATCCCTTCAACTTTATCCTCTACCGCTATAAAAACAGGTATTTCCCCATTTACTTCAGCTCTTTCTTCTGCTTCCTTTAGCTGGTCCGGTATGTTTAAACTTAACCTTTCCATATAAGATCTGCTGCCAATATGAACCTTTTTCCCGTCTACCATCCCTTCTATACCGTATCCAAAATGGACCTTAAAATCTTCAACTTTGCAGTCCTCAACAAACCCTTTCTTTGCACAGTAAGAAACAAAACTTTTTGCAAGAGGGTGTTCAGAGTTTTTCTCAAGACAGCAGGCAAGTTTAACAACATCTTGATCAAGAGCCTTTACATAAGAAACAACCATATTCCTGTCTGTAATTGTTCCTGTTTTATCAAAAAAGACAGTTTTGACTGTTGACAGCTTTTCAAGAATATCGGCACCCTTTATTATTATTCCTTCTCTCATAGCCTCACTAAGACCTATCCAGAGGGCAAGAGGTGCACCTATACTGAATGCGCATGGACAGGATATGAGTAAAACAGACATAAATATAATCAGAGCCTTTTCAAAACCTTCATGTAAATACCAGTAAATTCCTGCTGATACAGCTATTGTTACCACTACAGGCAGAAAATAGTAAGCTATTGTATCGGCAATCCTGTTAATTGGAGCCTTTGTTGCTCTAATCTCTTTCATAATTTGTATAAACCTGTTTAATGTCCAGTCTTCAGAGGGCTTATTTACCTTTATCTTAAAAGAACCATCAATGTTAGTTGTTCCTGTGTAAAGCTCATCTCCCACACTTTTCAGTACAGGTTTTGTCTCACCTGTTAAAAGAGACTCATCAACATGACCCTTTCCTTCTAAAACAATACCATCGGCAGGAATTTTCTCACCGGGGATTATTTTTACTATGTCCCCGACCTTTATATCGTCTCTATTTATCTCCATCTCTTTGCCTTCTCTTATAACAACAGCCTTTTCAGGGGAAAGTTTTAAAAGCTCTTTCATAAAGTTTGATGCCTTTGCCCTTGATGATGTTTCTATGTATCTGCCGAATGTCATCAAAACAAGGATCATAGTCGCTGTTTCAAAGTAAACAGATGGTTTATTTGTAAAAACAGAATAAACAGATAAAAAGTAAGCTGAAAAAGATCCTAAAAC
Above is a genomic segment from Persephonella sp. containing:
- a CDS encoding heavy metal translocating P-type ATPase, coding for MADRNNPKITMECECSVPIYEAKECYQCGIPITGKPLQYNVDGVQQNFCCFGCYLIYKTTGVRGEESTAVAFLGKFGFGYFFAMLVFMLSTYMYGAHLTPDDPEAQAFIGFIKYVILILATPVMLLLGVPILRNAFSDGKINLNTDTLIVLGSFSAYFLSVYSVFTNKPSVYFETATMILVLMTFGRYIETSSRAKASNFMKELLKLSPEKAVVIREGKEMEINRDDIKVGDIVKIIPGEKIPADGIVLEGKGHVDESLLTGETKPVLKSVGDELYTGTTNIDGSFKIKVNKPSEDWTLNRFIQIMKEIRATKAPINRIADTIAYYFLPVVVTIAVSAGIYWYLHEGFEKALIIFMSVLLISCPCAFSIGAPLALWIGLSEAMREGIIIKGADILEKLSTVKTVFFDKTGTITDRNMVVSYVKALDQDVVKLACCLEKNSEHPLAKSFVSYCAKKGFVEDCKVEDFKVHFGYGIEGMVDGKKVHIGSRSYMERLSLNIPDQLKEAEERAEVNGEIPVFIAVEDKVEGIIIFSQNVRREAPKVFEILKKLKIKVGVLTGDTPYFAKILKEKLGIEDVRAGLLPHDKLKAIEEEKKKGKTVAMVGDGINDAPALTKADIGIAMGCGTDLTRESANISLLSDDLRKVPLSILLAKKVRKVIYTNMFWAFVYNIIGIGLAVSGKLSPIFAALAMVLSSAFVIANSVRVKNW